A single genomic interval of Salmo trutta chromosome 13, fSalTru1.1, whole genome shotgun sequence harbors:
- the LOC115205123 gene encoding leukocyte cell-derived chemotaxin-2, whose translation MRTAVLLFTVVLIAVLSECEMVKFGQLCSGNSSNRRRTGDRWGQGHYGARRGNREHQGLDIVCNDGATVYAPFDVKLNGKVIVYTDPKKAAINDGINLSGEGLCFKLFYVKPDKYSGVVKKGQRIGTLLTMQSVYPGITSHVHVQMCDKSDPTKFF comes from the exons ATGAGGACTGCTGTTCTTTTGTTTACTGTGGTGCTCATAG CTGTGTTGTCAGAGTGCGAGATGGTCAAGTTTGGTCAGCTGTGCAGCGGCAACTCCAGTaacaggaggaggacaggggacaGATGGGGACAAGGACACTACGGCGCACGCAG AGGAAACCGTGAGCATCAGGGCCTGGACattgtgtgtaatgatggggccACAGTGTATGCTCCATTTGATGTGAAACTCAACGGGAAAGTGATCGTGTACACAGACCCGAAGAAGGCAGCCATCAACGATGGGATCAACCTCAGTGGAGAGG GTCTGTGCTTTAAGCTGTTCTACGTAAAGCCTGACAAGTACTCTGGGGTGGTGAAGAAGGGCCAGAGGATTGGGACCCTGCTGACCATGCAAAGTGTCTACCCAGGGATCACTTCTCACGTCCACGTCCAGATGTGTGACAAGTCTGACCCTACCAAGTTTTTCTAA